The following coding sequences lie in one Pontibacter sp. G13 genomic window:
- the pepT gene encoding peptidase T yields MTTYQHTAKERFLKYVTIDTESDPTSSTIPSTEKQKDLGRLLVEELTQMGIKDAELDEWGYVYATIPGNVPGKIPVICYCAHMDTSPDCTGKNVKPIVHANYQGQDLVLPDDNSIVLKQANHPDLAAQHGNDIITASGTTLLGADNKAGVAAIMSAAKILMDNPEIKHGDIRILFTPDEEIGRGADKVDIQKLGADFGYTIDGETLGSMEDETFSADGAKLIVHGVSVHPGFAKGTMESALKIVSDILATLPKDRLSPETTEGQEGFIHPVTMEGNADQAQVNFILRDFRTEKLALHAAFLEDTIKSVMANYPGSKYELIVSEQYRNMKEVLDQHPEVVDHAVQAIQRAGLEVKKRSIRGGTDGSRLSFMGLPCPNIFAGEHAFHGKEEWVSVQDMEKSAEVMVHLAQIWAE; encoded by the coding sequence ATGACGACATACCAACACACTGCCAAAGAGCGGTTTCTGAAATACGTGACCATTGACACAGAATCAGACCCGACGTCCTCGACCATTCCTTCCACCGAAAAGCAAAAGGACCTTGGGCGTCTGCTTGTTGAGGAATTGACCCAAATGGGGATCAAAGATGCCGAGCTGGACGAGTGGGGATATGTCTATGCCACCATCCCCGGCAATGTCCCTGGAAAAATTCCTGTGATCTGTTATTGCGCGCACATGGATACTTCTCCGGATTGCACAGGCAAAAACGTCAAACCGATCGTTCACGCCAATTACCAAGGTCAGGATCTCGTGCTCCCAGACGACAACTCCATTGTCTTGAAACAAGCCAATCATCCTGATCTAGCCGCGCAACATGGCAACGATATCATCACGGCAAGTGGCACCACCCTTTTGGGCGCAGACAACAAAGCCGGAGTAGCTGCCATCATGAGTGCAGCTAAGATCCTAATGGACAATCCTGAGATCAAGCATGGGGATATTCGCATCCTTTTCACCCCTGATGAGGAAATTGGCCGCGGAGCAGACAAAGTAGACATCCAAAAACTCGGGGCAGACTTTGGATACACCATCGATGGCGAGACGCTCGGGTCTATGGAGGACGAGACTTTCTCTGCCGATGGCGCCAAGTTGATCGTACATGGGGTCAGTGTCCATCCGGGATTTGCCAAAGGCACTATGGAAAGTGCGTTGAAAATCGTCTCTGATATTCTCGCAACGCTTCCCAAGGATCGCCTTTCACCCGAGACAACCGAAGGACAGGAAGGATTCATCCATCCTGTAACCATGGAAGGAAATGCAGACCAAGCTCAGGTCAATTTCATCTTGCGTGATTTCCGCACCGAAAAACTGGCCTTGCACGCTGCTTTCCTCGAAGACACCATCAAATCCGTCATGGCTAACTATCCCGGTTCCAAGTACGAATTGATCGTCTCAGAGCAATACCGCAACATGAAGGAGGTACTCGACCAACATCCGGAGGTGGTGGACCATGCTGTCCAAGCGATTCAGCGTGCGGGATTGGAAGTCAAAAAGCGAAGCATCCGAGGCGGAACCGATGGGTCACGATTGAGCTTCATGGGACTCCCCTGCCCTAACATTTTTGCAGGCGAGCATGCGTTCCACGGCAAGGAAGAGTGGGTCTCTGTGCAGGACATGGAAAAATCTGCAGAAGTCATGGTGCATTTGGCGCAGATCTGGGCTGAATAG
- a CDS encoding DnaJ C-terminal domain-containing protein, with translation MNYKDYYRTLGVSRNDSEEIIRKAYKSLAKQYHPDANPNNPKAEARFKEISEAKEILLNPANRQQYNALYDRYQFMQQSRGQNRSRTYTHNEEEFSSTFSQFFNSVFNRAGGGPGRSRNSRNNIKISLQEAYDGLEQVYALEGRRIRLKIQPGIQDGHVLRVPNQGSSGVLGGNRGDMLLTVNVSPDKRFERKGNDLHTKIRVNLYAIMLSKNVFVETPKGKIKVRIPMGLQPGEKIKLKNLGMPVYKQPGSFGDLYIEVLVSLPKRLDTDEIELFKQLDQIQRNR, from the coding sequence ATGAACTATAAAGACTATTATCGCACATTGGGTGTTTCCCGAAATGACTCAGAAGAGATCATCAGAAAGGCGTACAAATCCCTTGCCAAGCAATATCATCCAGATGCGAATCCCAACAATCCCAAAGCTGAAGCCCGATTCAAGGAAATCTCCGAAGCCAAGGAAATCCTCCTAAATCCGGCCAACAGACAGCAGTATAACGCCCTCTACGACCGATACCAGTTCATGCAGCAAAGTCGAGGACAAAACCGGAGTCGCACCTACACCCACAATGAGGAGGAGTTTAGTTCAACCTTCTCTCAGTTCTTCAATTCTGTCTTCAACCGGGCTGGAGGAGGACCCGGAAGGTCCAGGAATTCCCGCAACAACATCAAGATTTCTCTCCAGGAGGCTTACGACGGCCTAGAGCAAGTCTACGCCCTTGAGGGACGGAGAATCCGACTCAAAATACAACCCGGCATTCAGGATGGTCACGTCCTGAGAGTACCCAACCAAGGATCTTCCGGAGTACTTGGGGGAAATCGGGGTGATATGCTTCTGACGGTGAATGTCAGTCCCGATAAGCGATTTGAGCGAAAAGGCAATGACCTCCACACCAAAATCAGGGTCAACTTGTACGCCATCATGCTCTCCAAAAATGTGTTTGTCGAAACGCCCAAAGGCAAAATCAAGGTTAGGATTCCGATGGGATTGCAACCCGGCGAAAAAATCAAGCTCAAGAATCTCGGGATGCCCGTGTACAAACAGCCGGGAAGCTTTGGAGATCTCTATATCGAAGTACTGGTTTCTCTACCCAAAAGGCTGGATACTGACGAAATCGAGTTGTTCAAGCAGCTTGATCAAATCCAACGAAACCGGTAG
- a CDS encoding YceI family protein — protein sequence MRKFIQVLPLSLAFGWSILFHFQPVQAQAPLWAADSGSVAFVSDAPLELISASSKEVSGLISVANGEFAFSIPIRSFFGFNNSLQREHFLENYLEEAKFPKATFKGRIIGQVNLDRDGSYPVRAKGSFSIHGFEQDRIIPALIEVKEGKAHVSAEFSLMVADFGIHIPKVVRKKIAEEILTTVDIDFFPRASMEE from the coding sequence ATGCGCAAATTCATCCAAGTCCTTCCCTTGTCTTTGGCTTTTGGCTGGTCCATTTTGTTCCATTTCCAGCCTGTTCAGGCCCAAGCTCCTTTGTGGGCGGCAGACTCGGGCTCGGTGGCTTTTGTGTCGGATGCGCCGCTTGAACTGATTTCCGCTAGCAGCAAAGAGGTGTCTGGCTTGATATCCGTTGCCAATGGGGAATTTGCCTTTTCCATCCCGATCCGATCCTTTTTCGGATTCAACAACTCCCTGCAGCGGGAGCATTTTTTGGAAAACTATCTAGAGGAAGCCAAATTTCCGAAAGCTACCTTCAAAGGCCGGATCATCGGTCAGGTCAACTTAGATCGTGATGGAAGTTATCCCGTCCGTGCCAAAGGGTCCTTTTCGATCCATGGATTTGAGCAAGACCGGATCATTCCTGCGCTCATCGAGGTGAAGGAAGGAAAGGCGCATGTAAGCGCAGAATTCTCGCTGATGGTAGCTGATTTTGGCATTCACATCCCCAAAGTGGTCAGGAAGAAGATTGCAGAGGAGATACTAACCACCGTTGACATTGATTTTTTCCCACGTGCATCTATGGAGGAATAG
- a CDS encoding two-component regulator propeller domain-containing protein: protein MHLWRNSWLLIGTLLCLCPNLHAQTLPFHTYLDARRDSNFQVKCVRQAPSGLLMLGTDEGAFYFDGTDVWPVGGACTLNEEVADCMYSESNGMLLATPTGLYGCQQDTFLRPEDANVIFQDDADRVWVGTNGRGVVLKDAGEWKEFERMHGMKGLDVSGIAQGNDDRIWIATEEGLHGINRAGEDWEMRSLFEDSGLPDVILTSLVADLAGKLFIGTFDRGVCAYNPNANEWRYPADPWTFGEITSLWVEGRRLWVGTKRHGLVLMHAGTLEVLRHVPPSRSFPVQHVFDIFGDNQGNLWVSGARKGILCLRPDLLPVEDHQGKLAGPVESVLETSEGWVWVAQKHELYRFRVEEGAWPELEALPTYWDEETLVVCMYELPDGNMVLGTDGAGVFILDPRGRLLDHLTERDGLANNSVLHIAADEEHVWFATFGGLSSLPLGSSFPLRKSLATKMSHFKDLGLHYIYTILPDSRGRIWLGSVDAGVTVFQEGKVKQIGEESGIEAPIYSICEDNAGTIWMGGEDGLYRYRQGKLTHWNENNGLGEATVSSVMPIRSGELLVVHSEGIDMFEDSTESFVSLTEQMDLLSFDPNLNVVAKGKGYRRWVGSESGLYLLDPTCERKMGQPQMIWRDIQLFLEESVDTSHQRFSFNENHLAFSFKGLWYRDPDHVEYRHRLIGQDIDWVGSRESVVQYPRLRPGRYIFEVQGAVHGQFQHAETLTYTFIIGRPFWQTPWFWGLLMVFAGLGIYAWVKYRERQLERKSSLERAHISFQLQTLKNQINPHFLFNSLNTLVSVIEEDEELAITYVNHLSDLMRAMLTVEGSTLIPLRQELELLEKYSFLLKQRFGEHLKVQISIPEKVLNTYLPPLTLQMLMENVIKHNVISSAKKMEVKLEFVEDQWLIVENPVRPKRTSVKSTGVGLRNIKERYRLLGRYMVDITHTQSIFRVRIPLIPEEEALRVEE, encoded by the coding sequence GTGCATCTATGGAGGAATAGCTGGTTGTTGATCGGGACACTGTTGTGCCTGTGCCCAAACCTCCATGCCCAGACCCTTCCTTTTCATACCTACCTCGATGCACGCCGAGACTCCAACTTTCAGGTAAAGTGTGTTCGGCAAGCTCCCAGTGGTCTTTTGATGTTGGGGACTGATGAGGGTGCCTTCTATTTCGATGGGACAGATGTCTGGCCGGTCGGAGGAGCCTGTACGTTGAATGAAGAAGTGGCAGATTGCATGTACTCCGAATCCAACGGGATGCTGTTGGCAACACCTACTGGTTTGTATGGATGTCAACAGGATACATTTTTGCGCCCAGAGGATGCTAACGTCATTTTTCAGGATGATGCTGATCGGGTTTGGGTCGGTACCAATGGTCGCGGAGTGGTGCTGAAGGATGCTGGCGAATGGAAGGAATTTGAGCGAATGCACGGGATGAAGGGGCTGGATGTCTCGGGAATTGCCCAAGGAAATGACGACCGAATTTGGATAGCCACTGAAGAAGGCTTGCATGGAATCAATCGGGCAGGCGAAGATTGGGAAATGAGGTCCTTGTTTGAGGATTCCGGATTGCCGGATGTGATTCTGACCAGCTTGGTTGCGGACCTTGCTGGGAAATTGTTTATCGGAACTTTCGATCGAGGCGTTTGTGCCTATAATCCCAATGCCAATGAATGGCGATATCCAGCCGATCCTTGGACATTCGGAGAAATTACCTCCCTCTGGGTGGAAGGCAGAAGGCTCTGGGTCGGAACCAAACGGCATGGCCTCGTCCTGATGCATGCGGGAACCTTGGAGGTTCTGAGGCATGTGCCGCCCTCGAGATCATTCCCGGTACAGCATGTATTCGATATTTTTGGCGACAATCAGGGGAACCTGTGGGTTTCCGGTGCCAGAAAGGGCATCCTATGCCTACGGCCTGATTTGCTCCCGGTGGAAGATCACCAAGGAAAGCTTGCTGGCCCAGTTGAATCCGTCCTTGAGACTTCCGAAGGTTGGGTGTGGGTCGCCCAGAAACATGAGCTTTACCGGTTTCGGGTAGAGGAGGGAGCATGGCCGGAGCTAGAGGCTTTGCCCACCTATTGGGACGAGGAAACGCTGGTCGTTTGCATGTATGAGCTGCCCGATGGGAATATGGTCTTGGGTACGGATGGTGCCGGGGTGTTTATTCTCGATCCACGTGGAAGGTTGTTGGACCATCTGACGGAGCGAGACGGACTCGCCAACAATAGTGTGTTGCATATCGCGGCGGACGAGGAACATGTTTGGTTTGCCACCTTTGGAGGCTTGAGCAGCTTGCCATTGGGTTCTAGTTTTCCATTAAGAAAATCTCTGGCAACCAAGATGTCCCATTTTAAGGATTTGGGCTTGCACTACATCTATACCATTCTGCCTGATTCAAGAGGCCGAATATGGCTTGGTAGCGTAGATGCCGGAGTGACAGTCTTTCAAGAGGGAAAGGTAAAACAGATCGGTGAGGAGTCTGGAATTGAGGCTCCAATCTATTCCATCTGCGAGGACAATGCTGGGACGATTTGGATGGGCGGGGAAGATGGACTTTATCGTTACCGTCAGGGGAAGTTGACGCATTGGAACGAAAATAACGGACTGGGAGAAGCGACTGTTTCCAGTGTGATGCCTATTCGTTCTGGAGAGTTGCTCGTAGTGCATTCCGAGGGAATCGACATGTTTGAGGATTCCACGGAGTCGTTCGTTTCCCTAACAGAACAGATGGACCTGCTATCGTTTGATCCCAATCTCAATGTCGTGGCCAAAGGCAAAGGCTACCGCAGATGGGTGGGAAGCGAGTCTGGCCTTTATTTGCTTGACCCTACCTGCGAGAGGAAGATGGGGCAACCTCAGATGATATGGCGTGATATCCAGCTCTTTCTGGAAGAGTCGGTGGATACTTCCCATCAGCGATTTTCCTTCAATGAAAACCATCTCGCCTTTTCCTTCAAAGGCCTCTGGTATCGAGATCCCGATCATGTGGAATATCGACACAGACTCATCGGTCAGGACATCGATTGGGTGGGAAGTCGGGAGTCGGTCGTCCAATATCCGCGTTTGCGTCCTGGTAGATACATTTTCGAGGTGCAAGGGGCTGTGCATGGGCAATTTCAGCATGCCGAAACCCTCACCTATACCTTCATCATCGGGAGACCCTTTTGGCAAACTCCCTGGTTTTGGGGATTACTGATGGTCTTTGCTGGACTGGGAATCTATGCCTGGGTCAAATATCGAGAACGCCAGCTCGAACGAAAAAGCTCCCTGGAACGGGCGCATATTTCTTTCCAATTGCAGACCCTCAAAAACCAGATCAATCCTCATTTTCTTTTCAATAGCCTCAATACCTTGGTGTCTGTGATCGAGGAAGATGAAGAGCTTGCGATCACCTATGTGAACCACCTCTCGGACTTGATGCGTGCGATGCTCACGGTCGAAGGATCTACCTTGATCCCCTTGAGGCAGGAGTTAGAATTGCTTGAAAAATATTCCTTTTTGTTGAAGCAACGTTTTGGCGAACACCTCAAGGTGCAGATATCGATTCCAGAAAAGGTCCTGAATACCTACTTGCCTCCTTTGACGCTACAAATGCTCATGGAGAATGTGATCAAGCACAACGTGATTTCGTCTGCCAAGAAAATGGAGGTAAAGCTGGAATTCGTGGAAGATCAATGGCTGATCGTCGAAAACCCCGTCAGACCCAAGAGAACGTCAGTCAAATCCACGGGAGTCGGTCTGCGAAATATCAAGGAGCGCTATCGATTACTGGGTAGATATATGGTAGATATCACCCATACACAGTCGATCTTTAGAGTGCGAATACCCCTGATTCCCGAGGAAGAGGCGCTAAGGGTAGAAGAATAA
- a CDS encoding acyl-CoA dehydrogenase family protein, with protein sequence MDDLAKFANLTNSRVLQYPTLPPRNFYLQDEIFRHFMRRLSPAAQSYIEASWELLGEQVTSSMDRLSLEADQNGPTLSLRDLYGEPHEQVQFHPSYHQLMGMAVSSNMLRAKWEPTARSQHQGNRNFLSFGGFFLFSQGEAGIGCPLCMTDGAATVLDRYGDEEMRARIMPQIFTSNAQDFFSGAMFMTEKAGGSDVGANVVQAISQPDGTYQLFGEKWFCSNVNAEVILALARTPDSVSGIRGLSLFLIERNRQDGTRNWLGIQRLKDKLGVRSMASAECVLNGTEARLIGEEGDGFKLMASMVNLSRIYNSMSGLALMRRAMIEVWYFLSGRISFGKPAMDHPLIRTKLMDIGANYLANFYLTWHMVVLSEQAEQGNLEAIAELRFLTPLAKKTVAADAVEMIQACMELMGGIGYIEQGIMPKLMRDALVLPIWEGASNIMVLDMLRASEKSEGLDIACQHLARRLARNSEVPHLALEFDQVRTLFGELEEHPQEIREASSKPLFEAFARMYQWNLMRRYRDETSVKWLRPATKYWQKKHWEKELNLFAPPSREDLADLWGWMMES encoded by the coding sequence ATGGACGACCTCGCCAAATTCGCCAACTTGACAAACTCGCGCGTTCTTCAGTACCCAACCCTGCCGCCTCGAAATTTCTATCTACAAGATGAGATTTTCCGTCATTTCATGAGGCGACTTTCCCCCGCAGCTCAATCCTACATCGAAGCAAGTTGGGAGCTTCTCGGAGAGCAAGTCACCAGCTCCATGGATCGCTTGTCCCTAGAAGCTGACCAGAATGGGCCGACGCTCAGCCTTCGGGACCTTTACGGAGAGCCACATGAGCAGGTGCAATTCCATCCCTCCTATCATCAACTTATGGGAATGGCAGTCTCCAGTAATATGCTTCGGGCGAAATGGGAGCCTACAGCTAGATCTCAGCATCAAGGCAATCGGAATTTCCTCTCATTTGGAGGCTTCTTTCTCTTCTCTCAGGGGGAAGCCGGAATCGGATGTCCGCTTTGCATGACTGATGGCGCGGCAACTGTACTGGATCGATATGGCGATGAGGAAATGCGGGCGCGCATTATGCCTCAGATTTTTACTTCGAATGCGCAAGATTTTTTCAGCGGGGCCATGTTCATGACCGAAAAGGCCGGTGGATCAGATGTGGGAGCCAATGTCGTTCAGGCGATCTCACAGCCTGATGGGACCTACCAACTCTTTGGCGAGAAGTGGTTTTGTTCCAATGTCAATGCAGAGGTAATCTTGGCGTTGGCTAGAACCCCCGATTCTGTATCCGGTATCAGGGGATTGTCGCTCTTTTTGATTGAGCGCAATCGTCAGGATGGGACCCGTAATTGGCTTGGGATTCAACGACTTAAAGATAAGTTGGGCGTGAGGTCCATGGCAAGTGCGGAATGTGTGCTGAATGGGACGGAGGCTCGATTGATTGGAGAGGAAGGAGATGGTTTCAAACTCATGGCTTCGATGGTCAATCTCTCCCGAATTTATAACTCGATGTCGGGATTGGCCCTCATGCGAAGAGCGATGATCGAGGTCTGGTATTTCCTGTCCGGCAGGATTTCTTTTGGCAAACCTGCAATGGATCACCCACTCATCAGAACCAAGCTGATGGATATTGGCGCCAATTACCTCGCCAACTTCTACTTGACATGGCACATGGTTGTGCTCTCAGAACAAGCGGAACAAGGCAATCTCGAAGCCATAGCCGAACTCCGTTTCCTTACTCCGCTGGCCAAAAAGACGGTTGCCGCAGATGCAGTCGAAATGATTCAGGCGTGTATGGAACTCATGGGAGGTATCGGCTATATCGAGCAGGGAATTATGCCCAAATTGATGCGGGATGCGCTCGTATTGCCGATATGGGAAGGCGCCAGCAATATCATGGTATTGGATATGTTGCGTGCCAGTGAGAAGTCTGAGGGATTGGATATCGCCTGTCAGCACCTTGCAAGGAGACTGGCTAGAAATTCTGAAGTTCCTCATTTGGCGCTGGAATTCGATCAAGTCCGAACCTTATTTGGAGAGCTGGAGGAGCACCCCCAAGAAATCCGAGAAGCTTCATCTAAGCCTTTGTTTGAGGCATTTGCACGCATGTACCAGTGGAACCTCATGCGGAGATATCGAGATGAAACCAGTGTGAAATGGCTTAGGCCAGCTACGAAATATTGGCAGAAAAAACACTGGGAAAAGGAACTCAACCTCTTTGCACCTCCAAGTCGAGAGGATCTGGCCGATCTTTGGGGATGGATGATGGAGTCTTAG
- a CDS encoding LytTR family DNA-binding domain-containing protein encodes MKIVIIEDEPTAARRLEKLVNQLAPEIEVLASLDSVESSVSWLQANAQPDAMMLDIQLADGDSFEIFREVDIQCPVIFTTAFDEHALKAFKHNGIDYLLKPIKKEELSDALGKLQAWTPGDQSPADTYKALLDALPAKDQAFQKRLVIRFGQHIKAIEVSEVAYFYIESKVTILRTFEGRDFPVDQNLDQLEQILDPAKFFRINRKCIVNVEAIDQMYTYSKSRVKLTLNPAFSEETIVSSERSPKFKIWLKG; translated from the coding sequence ATGAAAATTGTCATCATAGAGGACGAACCAACAGCTGCTAGACGGCTAGAAAAGTTGGTTAATCAACTCGCCCCAGAAATTGAAGTTTTGGCCTCCTTGGACAGTGTTGAGTCCTCTGTCTCTTGGCTACAGGCTAATGCCCAACCAGATGCCATGATGTTGGATATTCAACTGGCAGATGGAGACAGCTTTGAGATTTTCAGGGAAGTGGACATCCAATGCCCAGTCATCTTCACGACTGCTTTCGACGAACACGCCCTAAAGGCATTTAAACATAACGGCATCGATTATTTGCTCAAGCCGATCAAAAAGGAGGAGCTTTCCGATGCATTAGGGAAACTGCAAGCTTGGACACCGGGAGATCAATCACCCGCTGATACCTACAAAGCATTGCTGGATGCTCTGCCTGCCAAAGATCAAGCCTTCCAAAAAAGATTGGTGATCCGATTTGGACAGCATATCAAGGCCATAGAGGTGTCTGAGGTCGCCTATTTTTACATCGAGTCTAAGGTGACGATTCTTCGGACCTTTGAAGGACGTGATTTTCCAGTAGATCAAAACCTAGATCAATTGGAGCAAATCCTCGATCCCGCCAAGTTTTTCCGGATCAATCGCAAATGCATTGTCAACGTCGAGGCGATCGACCAGATGTATACCTATTCCAAGTCCCGTGTGAAATTGACCCTAAACCCAGCCTTCTCTGAAGAAACCATCGTCAGTTCAGAGCGGTCCCCAAAGTTCAAAATTTGGTTGAAAGGATAA
- a CDS encoding OB-fold protein — translation MKKTASYLILIVLIGLGIAGYVGYQMYNKPHADLASEQPDAVLSATELFSAYEADESTANAKYLDKRLEVNGTVQEISPTHDGGYVVVLKEADAMFGIGCSFLPDQADEIGSLKAGMEVTIRGICTGMLMDVNLVRCILQTASE, via the coding sequence ATGAAAAAAACCGCGTCTTATCTTATCCTGATCGTTCTCATTGGGTTGGGCATCGCTGGCTACGTCGGCTATCAGATGTACAATAAACCCCATGCAGATCTTGCCTCTGAACAGCCAGATGCTGTCCTCTCAGCAACGGAATTATTTTCCGCGTATGAAGCGGATGAATCTACAGCCAATGCCAAGTATTTGGATAAGCGGCTGGAAGTCAATGGTACAGTTCAGGAGATTTCCCCAACACATGATGGGGGATATGTAGTTGTCTTGAAAGAAGCCGATGCCATGTTTGGAATTGGTTGTTCATTTCTCCCCGATCAAGCGGATGAAATTGGGAGCCTCAAAGCGGGTATGGAGGTGACCATTCGTGGAATTTGTACGGGTATGTTGATGGATGTGAATTTGGTGCGATGTATTCTTCAAACAGCTTCAGAATGA
- a CDS encoding c-type cytochrome domain-containing protein encodes MILSAYSPRNLLIIGFAVMIWSGCQHDPVTPSDPTPEVDPEGPELCDPDTMYYDDHILPILERRDCIACHTASNNLGGVVLTSYDELIQSDIVDVNDPNSSELIRVVTTNDPDEKMPPAPDTPLNEQEVNTLRTWIGQGALNIACTSEECDVSDVSFSSDVEPIIQNRCESCHRGAAPQGGVLLDSYSSIAQYARNGRLWGAINHDTGFEPMPPGGPDEKLSDCELLTIKQWITEDAPQN; translated from the coding sequence ATGATTTTATCAGCCTACTCACCTCGAAATCTGCTCATCATCGGATTTGCGGTGATGATTTGGTCTGGATGTCAACACGATCCCGTGACACCCTCTGATCCCACTCCGGAAGTAGATCCTGAAGGGCCAGAGCTGTGTGATCCGGATACGATGTATTATGACGACCACATATTGCCGATTTTAGAGCGACGAGATTGTATTGCCTGCCATACCGCTTCCAACAATCTTGGGGGAGTTGTCCTGACTTCCTATGATGAATTGATCCAGAGCGATATTGTGGACGTGAACGATCCCAATAGCAGCGAGTTGATACGTGTGGTGACTACCAATGACCCCGACGAAAAAATGCCGCCAGCTCCAGATACGCCACTTAATGAGCAGGAAGTCAACACACTCCGTACTTGGATTGGGCAGGGTGCATTAAATATCGCTTGTACCAGCGAGGAGTGCGATGTTTCAGATGTTAGCTTTTCCAGTGATGTGGAGCCGATTATTCAGAACCGCTGTGAAAGTTGCCACAGAGGTGCCGCGCCTCAAGGGGGAGTTCTCCTAGATAGTTATTCCTCCATTGCTCAATATGCCCGAAATGGTCGTCTCTGGGGGGCAATTAACCATGATACAGGGTTTGAGCCCATGCCTCCGGGCGGTCCCGACGAGAAATTGTCCGATTGCGAGTTGTTGACTATCAAGCAATGGATTACGGAAGACGCACCACAAAACTGA
- a CDS encoding YceI family protein, translating to MKTLFLFVGLVMATCSLQAQKMMTRTGHIWFFSETPVENIEAHNNQVSSVLDGESGALVFAVLMKGFQFEKALMQEHFNEKYVHSDKYPKATFKGKVVDMSGVNLSEDGTYEVEVAGTMNLHGVDQDIKAPGQIVVKDGKATAKADFPLTLEDYKIKIPGAVKDKIAETITIHVDVAYNSGNP from the coding sequence ATGAAAACTCTCTTCTTGTTTGTTGGATTGGTCATGGCGACCTGTTCCCTACAAGCTCAAAAAATGATGACCCGAACTGGTCACATCTGGTTCTTTTCCGAAACACCAGTTGAAAATATCGAAGCCCATAACAATCAGGTGTCCAGTGTGTTGGATGGCGAAAGTGGCGCGCTCGTATTTGCGGTCCTGATGAAAGGATTCCAATTTGAAAAGGCGTTGATGCAGGAGCATTTCAACGAAAAGTATGTTCACTCCGACAAGTACCCTAAGGCTACCTTTAAGGGAAAAGTTGTGGATATGTCTGGCGTTAATCTGTCTGAAGATGGAACCTATGAGGTAGAAGTAGCTGGGACAATGAACCTTCATGGGGTGGATCAGGATATCAAAGCTCCGGGTCAGATTGTGGTCAAGGATGGTAAAGCTACCGCGAAGGCAGACTTTCCCCTTACCTTGGAGGATTACAAGATCAAAATCCCCGGTGCTGTCAAAGATAAAATTGCGGAGACCATCACCATCCATGTGGACGTGGCCTACAACTCCGGTAACCCCTGA
- a CDS encoding DUF5777 family beta-barrel protein, translating to MMTVQFWKEAKWLLFLLLCFPSSTFAQDPDSLLSMLEDMEPERIDYTIATFKGTRLGNGHSIETPAPGVLEFMIEHRFGSIGDGPSELWGLDQAFIRFGFGYGITDWLTVGVGRSNIQKTYDGYVKLKFLRQSTGKRVMPLTAVYVGGMAINTLPWQDPDRTNYYSSRLSFTHQLLLARKFSERLSIQLMPTLVHRNLVETVEDENDVWAIGVGGRFKLNGSLAVTAEYYYLLPGKTADDFVNSLTIGLDIETGGHVFQLLFTNSLGMTENIFIPTNQEKWLDGDIHFGFNLSRVFTISKKNRIPSDWN from the coding sequence ATGATGACTGTTCAATTCTGGAAGGAAGCCAAATGGCTTCTATTTTTGCTGTTGTGTTTTCCGTCTTCCACTTTCGCCCAAGATCCCGATAGCTTGCTGAGCATGTTGGAGGATATGGAGCCTGAGCGAATCGATTACACTATCGCCACCTTCAAGGGTACCCGTCTTGGAAATGGGCATTCCATTGAGACTCCTGCCCCCGGTGTGCTGGAGTTTATGATCGAGCATAGATTCGGTTCGATCGGGGATGGCCCATCCGAACTTTGGGGACTAGATCAGGCGTTTATTCGATTCGGGTTTGGGTACGGAATCACAGATTGGCTGACAGTAGGGGTTGGTCGAAGCAATATCCAAAAGACCTATGATGGCTATGTGAAGCTCAAGTTCCTACGCCAAAGCACTGGAAAACGTGTGATGCCGTTGACGGCTGTCTATGTGGGAGGCATGGCGATCAATACCTTGCCTTGGCAAGATCCGGACAGAACGAATTATTATTCTTCTCGACTCTCCTTTACACATCAATTGCTGCTAGCCAGAAAGTTTTCTGAAAGACTTTCCATACAGCTAATGCCCACGTTGGTTCACCGGAATCTCGTTGAAACCGTGGAGGATGAAAATGATGTATGGGCCATTGGGGTAGGGGGAAGATTCAAGCTGAATGGAAGCCTCGCTGTCACTGCCGAGTACTATTATCTTCTGCCCGGAAAGACTGCGGATGACTTTGTGAACTCGCTGACTATTGGTCTCGATATTGAAACCGGGGGACACGTATTTCAGCTGTTGTTTACCAATTCATTGGGGATGACGGAGAATATCTTTATTCCCACCAATCAAGAAAAATGGCTGGATGGCGATATCCATTTCGGATTCAACCTATCCCGCGTATTTACCATATCGAAGAAAAATCGCATTCCAAGCGATTGGAATTGA